A stretch of [Clostridium] scindens DNA encodes these proteins:
- a CDS encoding CBO2463/CBO2479 domain-containing protein, with protein MIIRGIRVKNEAVPYTGTISGLNDGEFIVQLSARMGILKLPRKSLICEKEPQIGDEVKLLMSFVEMKKDQYEKEETDRL; from the coding sequence ATGATTATTCGAGGAATACGGGTGAAAAATGAAGCGGTGCCTTATACAGGAACGATTTCAGGATTGAATGACGGGGAATTCATCGTTCAGCTGTCTGCCCGGATGGGAATTCTGAAATTGCCGCGCAAATCATTGATTTGCGAAAAAGAACCCCAAATCGGGGATGAAGTAAAATTGCTTATGAGTTTTGTTGAAATGAAAAAGGATCAGTACGAAAAGGAGGAGACGGATAGATTATGA